Below is a window of Ananas comosus cultivar F153 linkage group 9, ASM154086v1, whole genome shotgun sequence DNA.
gcatgaaaaaaaaagacgagattacaaattttaaattctaagaaAGAATCTGCATCTCAAATACAGAGATAAGCACAAACAATTTGCTTGAgcattttatcttattttagcCTTTCCCAAAATAAAAGTGtaatttgttttttcctttatcaaactctatataaactcagttcaaatgaaaaataaaattaaaacaaaaaacaaataaaaaacaaagagggAATCAAAACACAAGAATTAAGGAGGATCATAAGTTGCTGAACTTCTCTCAGGCTTTCTCggctaaaaaaacaaaaaaaaaaaaaactggaagCCCACGACCGCATCTTATGCCACCTTTTGAGGTTGTCAGAGAGCCCATAACTTGTACTAATATTACATAcagctaggggtggaaacgagacGAGCtagagcgagcttatgtcagctcaaattcggcttgaaattaatttcgagcctaaatctaggctcaagctcggcttgaaatcaattcgagccgagctcgagcgagcctaatttcgagtcgagccgagctcgagctctaaacgagccgattgaaattcttgacattatataatcaatagtttaatttttatagaacattacctacaatttgatgcaacatgtccaatagttcaaaatacaaaataattataagaaatgtgagttagggtgacttcctgactagatgagggtctgagagagagagagagaggaaaaaaagtagggatttggaaatttgaatgttatcatattttagggttatgtgcaacagtgaaagtctgaaagagagagtgtgttatgtaaatttagagttgggctcaattgtaCGATtatacttgttgggtttattttatgggccaacaataatggcccaaattaaattaaagcctatatataattaaaatggattatatttataaatatcatccccatgttgctatcacgtttttagccattggatctacttttttattACAAATAGCCCTCGGATCAAACACttttccacctaccaccacttaccatcatcatctcaacctcacatctctccatccaagggctaaaaacacacaagtatcacttgggtgatacttgtaaaagtattcagccgttcaattttagactacttgtttgataggtaaatgatatcgaaaaattatgaaatttagtttctaaatactttcaatagtgtagatcaactctaccggagccgatcgtcgatttggaagccacatcatcgaaaacaacttggtagcacggagcgctccgtgctaccgatagtatagtagcctagctcatatatagtatgatatatatatatatattatatatatatagttagagtccagctgctatacttttatgagtattggctcctttatactcataagttttcgacccttagatttattcaattaatcatttttatccattagagcatactatttaaccaactaccactcaaccctaggagaaccactatcattctaaatgaggccaccatcatcctaaacaacattccatcaatcaacggttaaaatttatgagtacaagggggtctatactcataagagtataataaacCCCagcaatattatatattatatctatatatatatatatataatatataatataatatatatatattatatattattacttatatatatattcgagcttttcgagcttttcgagcttaattcgaacgagccgagtaatactcaagctcggcttgaaatgaatttcgagccttttattttgttcaagctcggctcatttaatttcgagtcgagctcgagcgagccgaatatcgagccgaacacgagtcgaacacgagccggctcgctcgtttgccagccctacataCAGCTAGGTTAAATGTTCAAAACCCCCTACAACTTTTTGGTgtatgacattttttttttatcatgttaaaaatttattattaaatttctaAGTCACTTATTAAAGATCATCTGCCGCTGAGGACCCACATTACACTACTAAGTCAGAAAAAGCTGAGTTGATAAAATATAGAGATATAAATTCTAAGCAAACTAGTGTGATCTGAATAACGTGTTATTActtacgaaaataaataaaatttttttattattacatttCATGTTAGCACAGAATGTATTTTATTGATGGTTTTAGATAGAGGCTTAACATGTTTACGTCGTTTATATGCAAGAATATCGTGTATTAGTGTTTCTATAAtctgatttaaaaaatttgcaaggaaaataaaaaatggtttAATTTTGGGTATTTAAAAGAGTAATTATTTTGTTTCTCTCCAAGGCACACTGATGAGAGAggatcatctctctctctctctctccactcaAAACCCTTAACTTGATGTCCCATACCCCCTTTTGATTCCACACGGTTTCACAGCTAAGCTTAATAATCATGCAGAGAGAGAAAAGGTTAAAAGATGAAgaggaaataaaacaaaaaaatgagaagaaatAAATATTCATGAGCTCTATATAATCATCACCTCCATTAGCAATGATCCTTTTTTAGAGAACAATTTCTAAGCAACTTCTCTTATGAGAGAGGACCCATATCTCTTTGTAAAAGTTAAGTTCCCTTTACAAAGCCTGTCATATAATAATAAACTTTTATGTTGACTTGCTCTCTACAAAGCCTGTGAAGCTCTCAAAGGCCAAGCAAAGGGCATTATAAGACCCCTCCAAGAAAGTTCCTTTTAACAAAGGGCTTTTTGTGCATTACACTTCTTAGTTTTCGAATATCGCACCTAAATCCTCTATTATTGGTTGCTTCTTTTTTATCCGAACTAGTATAAGATTCTTTTTGTGCAACGATTCAGTCTATTAGCACTAACAACTTATTAATTAGTCTCAGACCAACACGTACTGGTCCAAAATATTTGTTCTTAGATTATTAGTATTAGCGTATATACTTAGTCTTTTTGTATCCCCGTAATGCATTTCCATCCAATATAAGACTACTAGCTAGGGTGTTATAGTTTGGCCCTACGAACTGCTTCTAGTTTTTAACCTGTAATTTATATTTGGCGACAAAAATTATCTAGAATTTTTGCGGTAATCAGAAGTAGAAATACAATTTTAACGTCCCCGCTACTTCCACAACGTTTCTGTGTGCCAATCCCGCTCCAGTAAAGTAAAAGCTACTAGTTGAACCTGGGCTTTTGCTGTAGAGAGAAATACTGTGCATGCATGGGTACGTGTCGTGCGTCTCTCAGTATGTAACACGTccgaataatattttattaaataatactaAGCCACGTATGTTGCTGCATGGTTCTCAACCAAAGTTTAGTAGACTAGTATGAGAAATATGCTACCTAACATAAGGTTCTCCACCAAAGATGTGAGTGAGCCCACAATGGAGGAGGACACTTGGAGCTGAGCATATGTGCTCTCACAATATTAAAGCAAGGTGAAAGGGAAAGAACACACACTCTCCTTGGTTCCTTATCCATGTCCCCTTGTGGAGGAGTGGAGAACAATAACTTTCCCACCAAGGAAAAAGTGATGGGCTTTTCCTTTTAAAAAAGATGCCTTTATGgttcctaaatttttttaaatggaaACACAAAGCACCACTCATTTTTGTCAAGATACCATGCAATAATATGGCCCTCAAATTTGTCTACTTACTAAAGTgttggagggagagagagagagagagagaaagagagagagagagagcctagGTTGCTTAGTGGGGAGTTTAAAatatgtgagagagagagagagagagagagagagagagagagagagagagaagggggggggATGCCCACTGACTCATAAATTGATTTgttgagatttaaaaaaatGCTTCTTTTATTGCACAAGCATATATGCAGGTGGAATCATGGTTGAAAATTTAACATTTGGAAAGTAGGGTATGGAATGGAATATATTCATTAACTGTAATGACTCTGATCacttttttagttaatttttgttATGATAAAAGcgaaaaaatatttagttcgcCGAATACAAATATactaaaagatatccgagaaggaggaaagaataataaatcacataaaattcaCGTGATTCGGCCACAGGACTATGCAcacaggcgaaaacgaagctgaaatcttcattataatcaaagtagTGTACATAATATGCCTCTTTCTCAAAACTTGTctcaaaaaatacatatatacttCTTATCATCTGCCGCACTAAATTAATAgaataaatgatatatttatGATAGCGGTTATATCCTAATACAAGTAGGAATATAAATCCACTAAGacaaaaaatatcttaattaggttagacataatctaaacttaacttaagaTAACCAAAATAGAATAGAGTTAGAAAATTTTGCGGTTCTAAAAATCGAGACATACTGTAGTTTAATTTGGTTAGTCTTAGTGACTCTAATCACTtcttactatattttattataattttactaaatttaatgaCTCTGATCTCTATTTAGTAAGTAAAGTTgtaatgaatttataattaatagtGAATAGAATAATTTAACTTAACAAAATACTCGAATTCTTAATTTAGTCATATAACttaaagtaaaaatgtataaagttaCCACAATTATCGGTCATTTTGATCCAATGATTctgacctttcaaaattttgatttttttccctttaatttatttgagttGAGCCAATTAATAACTCttttacttcaaattttgaatcccTTATATATCTTCAGGAGCTTAACTagcatattttatgcaatttatgtAACTATAAGTTTGTTAAAATGagttattagtttaaattttgtgaCGAAAAAGTCATcaaataatttatatcaaataaattgaaatgtaGAATactaacatcaaaattttgaaagattaaatagtcgaatcaaaatggtATATAGTTTAGATACGTAAATTCTTCACTTTTATACCCCAACTTAAATCAAAGAAATTAGAGGTTGTGTAGGtattgtttaaaaattaaaacaaatgtTGAGgatctttttcaaaaaaggtaatagttgagggggttttgtAGTACAACTCTAGTTTAAAAGTCTTAATTAATGTTGCAACACTTTAATATATTGGCCCAAGTAGGATAGTACAAATTAATAGAGCACCCATGGGAATTTCTTTTTGCCAAACTCATCATTtagtgaaaatttaaaaataaccaAATTCTTATTCTTAGCCACCACtaattctttaattaattagttaatcacAATCAAACCCCAAATTATGGGGATGGATTCATAAATTGTATGCCAAACATATTATATGTTATCCTTCTTACAAGTTTATCCATTAATCACTTACTTTAGCTTTTGATTTATATTGTTTTAGCTTTGAGAATAAGagcaaaattaaattaggaCTATAAGTTGGCGTGATATTAAAGTTACGCAATGAAAAAtctttggggttttttttttgtgagatgATTTGAATTCCAATAAATGGTTGTTGTTATGTGGAAATTAAAGtattacttttcaaaacaaaataaggaatagttgaattttaaaactttttactctaatatttgctttcttttgttttatatgTTCCACCTAACGGTGGGATCGATCTTCAAAATTTGAGTATATTTGGTTTTTGATTGGAACgagagtaaaaaataaaattagattgtattgaaataaaaaaataaaataacgaatcatccaaaaacatttggttcattattaaaatataaatcaaaattgACACCTAAGATTTTGAGAGAGAATTTTGTTTAAAGGATAGGAGAAGGTATTTGTAAGTAAGAATTTTGAAGAGGATTTTTAGTTTACTTCAGCCCGAAATGAATTGGATCATTTCTACTCTagagtggaatgagaatcgaaattcgatttctgtaaaacaaacaacaattaCCGAAATTAGTGAGACACATTCAGATTTTAGAGTCTAAAGTAGGTGCATCTAACGAGGCCTTAATGATTTAGATTAAAGTTGTCATTCAACAAAGAATACAACAGTGAAGAAcattaaatataacaaaaacAACCATCTTAAACTACAATAAGGAGATTATAAGATGACATTTGACCACCTAAAAAGCAATTAAGGAGAGAGACAATGAGTGATCTTCAGGGCACATCGGCAACTTGACATCATAGCTCATCATTGTTTGAAGAAACCCTCAACAACTAAATCTGCCAATGTTAATGACGTCCAGAAGAGAATCCAATTATTCTGTTTGCCAAATGCAGAACTTCTGCATATTTCAGAAGCAGAGTCAAATGGACACAAACTTACAACTCTTTATCTGCAACTCTCTACGAACTGAAAAATACAACGAAGGATTCCTAAATAGATTTGGGTAGAGGCTTAAATACTCTACAATCATCTTATCGAACAAAGTGATCAATGATAGAGAGGCTTCGGATGAGGGTAGTGAAGTTACATCAACAACAAATTTACTTAGCAATGTGTGTATGATTCTTTTAATTCAAATGTGgacaaaaatgtttaaacagTATCTTCTCGAGTAGTATCTTCAGAACCCTTCACTTCTAGTTGCAATTGAGTGAAAGCAGAGAGCATAGCTGATCTCGCATTTGCCATCTCTACTATCCTTTCCAATGCTGcagcgcgcgcgagagagagagagagagagagagagagagaatactaCATAAGATGTagattaaagaacaaatttTGAGAGGataccaaaagaaaaagggagaaaaaccTGTCTCAAATGAAGATTGAGCTGTGCGAAGTTTTGGAGAAACCAATGTTCCAAATACTGCTAGGGATTTAGCCCTCTCTTTCTGGACCTGGGTACAAAATAAGAAGTGTTACGAAAATATATTGAGAAAAAGGCATATTGCATAGAAACTATGATCATGCATGTTGTGGAttataaatggctgaaaatggaAGTAGACTGATTCGGGGATGTACAACAAACTAAACCACTAATGTGGAtacatcatattttataaagttCATATCTATTATTGAGAAATTCCATAATATAACTATCATCGAATTTACTTCTTGTTTTGATACAATTTCcttcccccaaaaaaaagaagaaaaaagtaagGATCTACTCACATCTTTggaaaaagaaagttgaggtCCGTTTCCAGACGAGTTAGATTCCTCCCTTTCACCTAAAACAGAAGAACACACAATAATCTGTATAAATCAACACTACCGACAATCAGATTCTGAAAGAGATTGAAAAAGGAAACTGCAAAAATACCCAAGATATTGGATGCTGCCCGATGCCTTAGTTGCGACTGATTAGACTTCTTTTGCATTGAATCTAGCTCTATCTCCTCAGAAGAACACCTATCTTCTTGCGTACCCCATTTAGAAAGAGTAAAATGTGGATTTGGTTCTGAATCATGACAAATGATCTTCGTAAGTTATATAGTATGGGTGCATTAACTATAGTCtgactaatttttttatagcgCTGACGGCAACCTATTAGAGGATTTTAGAAAGTTGAATGAGAAGAAATAGCAAGTTCAAAATCAATCGATATTACAGAAACAATCAAAATACAAATTGACGGACTAAAATGCCGAAATTGAAGATACCAGGATGAGATTCAAGCCAGGcccaaaaaaaaaccataaatcACCTGAAAGAGAACTATCGAGTGAATCGGTTACTTTTAGGGTGGTGGCAGCAGATcgtactttatgatcaaataatGCGCTCGAAATGCGTGACGAACCCATAGAATGGCGAGCACAGGCCAGTTCCAGCCATCCCTGCTAACAAAGAAAATTGAAGCCTCTTGATGGAGCCATGAAAAGGAAcataacattttttattttatttttttcacatgCTAAAACATTCCAGATTAAAAAGTTGGAAATTTACAAAATCCACCATGGCTTCAACTTTATAAACAAGTGATAATAATGAGGAATTTAACTATGAAAAGAGACTGgatatttacatttgaaaaagGTTACTATTGGCGCCGCGACAAAGGTTTAGGTCTTTTTCCTATGCCATCCATTGAATCCCTAATCGCAATATATCCGTAATAATCAACCAAATAACATCGCCGCCACCATAATCGCCACCATAAACACAGTTATGACGAACCTTTAAGAGCTCACCTTTGTCAATATAAACACCATCAAATGTTCATTACCATGCCACATTCTACTATCttattttttactcttttttctccTTAGGTTGTTAAATCCCCAAAAAAGCTCACATTTTGACGCAATTCATACAACTTGATGTGAAAAATTTCTAAGTTATGGATTACTAAACCAATCAATGCATCTTTCTTTaccctaaaatataaatttacttcCTACGTCACTGCATCGCCGCAAAGGAAATGATTGCCTCAATTATGATTATGCGCAATTTACAAATCTTACTAATTAGCAATACAAAACCACGCAATGTGATTAAAACATAATAAACAAcacaaaatgatttttttttttcacaaaattcGAATATTTCATTAGGAATTGCATTATGCAAGTAACTAATTGCATCTAAAgcatgaaaaaacaaaaagatcaCTTATAAAGCAAATAAAGGAAAATTTGACTTAAAACTCCATCCAAATTAGCGATTTGGGTGTTGCAAAAGAGAAATTAACGCGATTACATGAAAATTTGGGGGAAAAGATATCCCGAAAACTAgggttttttaattttaaatttttaaaaatttttgtacCTGGCGAAGAGCGGAAGAGAGGGAATCGATGAGAACGAGATATGCGTCGAAAGAGTCGAGAAACTTCAAAACCTTCTCATCCTCCCCTTCTTCGGAGTCGGCGCCGGGTTTGCATTCGGTGCCGACTTTTTCTGTAGCTTCTTCTTCGGCGCCGTCATCCTCGTCTTCGTCCTCGCGAGGGACGGGGACGATCTGGTCCATCTCCGGCATCCAGATCGGAAAAGTGCGGTGCGTGTGCGAGGTGCGAGGTGGAGTGTGCGTGAATGGAGTAATTATCACAACTAAATTAGAaaatgggccaaagtgggcCGCAACAGGGCCCATTATGGAATCAAGTTATTATGGAGTTATAATTTACCAGCAACAATCagcaaaaatttaaactttctagattttagatttcatgattttttttaaaaattatttatctacCATTTAAGTAGCTAATATAAAATGACTTTGACAATACTTGGTCATTAGGCAAACGATAATATAAACGTCTCAAGAATCAATCTTTCATTCAGATGCTCCATTGCCGAAAACGATGTGGAAGTAACTGATCCCTCATCAGGAAGCAAGatgctgtttctttttttttttcccccaactTTTTTTTGCGAGGTCCCCTCTATCTCTCAATCTCTTTTCTCTCCATTTTGATCCCTTCTacaacaccaaaaaaaaaactttttctaaatttataccACAGTAGTTTTCCTTCCATTAGAAAGAATTTGGCTGCAGAAAACAGTTCTGCAGCAGTTTTATGCACACCTATGGAGAACTAAACAGATCTGATCAAACATCTTTTACAGGACATGGTGTCAAATTACAAATGATTATGAAGATCCATTAACATGTGGCTTGCAAACAATTAGGGCATGTTccgttcatgattggaatagaatGAAAACTGACATTGGATTGTTTTGGAATGGAAAATGAAATGATgaatcatttaaaaatatttggtttattattgaaatgaaaatcttgattaagagagaaaaaagtgaCGAAGAGAGAGGAGGGTGGGTGGTggtgaaagaaaattttaaataatttactttggaatgagctaATCCAGGATTCAAAGTCGGATTTGatcataaataaatttggtCATTCTtattccggagtggaatgggaatcgaaatcgaatttctataaaacaaacggcaactatCGAAATCAATAAATTCCATTTCGATTTCATAATCTAAAAtaagtgaaccaaacatgccctcaGAAGCTTCTACCTTTCTCTTGCTCTTAGTTTATAGCATTTCCCATACTAGATTCATCACCCTTCCGACAAGAGATACTAGGATGATAATACATTATACAGGATTCATGAAAGGGAAAGCAAACAACTATGAAGTGTGAAGAGAAGCAATGTCGCATGAAGAGTCGAAAAACACTTCTGGATAAAGCTTTACTAGCAAACCAGAATCATCCGCTACAACGGAAATTTACAAGAAAACCTCAAAAACTTGTTCAAGGTTACTAACAAAAGATTAACTTGTGCAGTAATGTATGAATATTCGaatacagacccgccatatttTCAGTCAAATTATGAGCCAGTTTCGAAGATTCAAAGTTCAGTGTAGTTTTCATATATCAAGACGCTATTTGCTCGATTGACTCATATTTCTCATACTCCTAATACCAACTCCAGTAACATACACAAACTCATAAGACAACATGATCACATGAGCAATATATATTGATTAGTTGATTGTCGACAACTAGAAAATGGAGCATCTCTTTCTCTCGATCATCACAACACAAAACCACCAAGAGATGCAAATAACTTAATGAGGAATAATCCGAAACAGCATCTTTTAAAGATCTTTAACGACCTGGATGCCCATCGAATTAGCCGTGCCGATGATCGACTTGCAGATGGCCTCGAGCGGCATGTGCTTGCAGAACGGATCGGACTGCTTCACCTTTGCAATCTCGTACACGTGGCTGAGCATGATGGAGGAGACGACCGTGTGGCCCGGCCGGCCGCTGCCTGACTCGATCCCCGCAGCCTTCTTAAGAAACCACGTGACCGATGGTGACTTGACGGTGAACTCAAATGTATTGTCCTTATAAGCCGTAATGGTGACGGCCATAGGCGTGTCCGGCTTGTATTTTTGAGTTCTCGCATTGAAGTCCTTGCAGAAGGCCATTAGGTTCAGCCGATACTGACCGAGCGCAGGCCCGACAGGTGGGGCTGGCCGGGCAGCTCCGGCTGGCACGGTGAGCCGTATCGTGGCTGCGATGGGCCGCCGGGCAACAACATCTTTGAGAGTCGCCATAGCTGATTTATAAAACCTAGATTCAAAACACTTCAATCAAAATTCTCCATTTccacaccatttttttttaagtacagATCAAAATTCTATCCATTCACATGGTAATTTACTCAAGAATGAAAGTAACAGCCCGAAAGATTTATGAGTAATTTGTAACTCTGCGCTTCAGATTGATAGCAGCACATCACAAATTTACAGCAAATAGGGTTAacaaatattacaattttttttaaaaacaattaaGTAGTTTTCTTTGGTAGAGTTTTTTAATCGAACTGGTGGCGGGCACTCTTGGTTTTCAGATAAAAACCAAAACCTAAAGCCAGTTCAATCTCTCTTCGAACTGATTCCGAAGCAATACTACACGTAAATCGAACTGAAACCGATTCGAGCATTTCGTAAGAGCTTATTCCATGAGATTAGATCGTAAAAGCTTACAAATCCCTGTTCTAATGTGCAAAATCCAATCTTGATGATTCTAATCCTTCTATACTCCAACAGAGTACACTTGGCTTACGCATTGCACATCAAATAGGAAGCAGatcaccaaaaaaaacaaaaaaaaaaagaaaaaaaaaggttacatGAATGGGAATTGGGGATTTAAACCTAATATGAATCGAATCAAATTCTTAGTAGAACTACAATTACCTCAAGCTCCTTAGATTGGAATCGAGAAGCGAGGTTTCGGCGCCGTCGAATTCGCAAGAGAGGTGAGAGATGCACGAAGGGGATCGGGGTTTCGTTCGCTCTCGTGTAGAAACCCTAGATAGGGGTTTAAAGGGCCTAAACCATTTGAACCGGAAAATTTTGTTCAAGGAGCCCCGTGACCCGCATCAAATAACTACTTTTAATATTTCAGAAGCACTAGTTTGCTCGTTAGTGGTTCAAAAAAATACActtaaatattctataattttacttttttaaaatcaaaaaagtTTTCATCAAGTAGAATagtaaaagaaatttattttgataactACATAGTAGTTAAATACAATTTTCGAGCCACAGAGTGACAAAATgatatttctcttttcattcaATTGAAGTTGT
It encodes the following:
- the LOC109714892 gene encoding coiled-coil domain-containing protein 115, which translates into the protein MPEMDQIVPVPREDEDEDDGAEEEATEKVGTECKPGADSEEGEDEKVLKFLDSFDAYLVLIDSLSSALRQGWLELACARHSMGSSRISSALFDHKVRSAATTLKVTDSLDSSLSEPNPHFTLSKWGTQEDRCSSEEIELDSMQKKSNQSQLRHRAASNILGEREESNSSGNGPQLSFSKDVQKERAKSLAVFGTLVSPKLRTAQSSFETALERIVEMANARSAMLSAFTQLQLEVKGSEDTTREDTV
- the LOC109714746 gene encoding 54S ribosomal protein L19, mitochondrial, whose protein sequence is MATLKDVVARRPIAATIRLTVPAGAARPAPPVGPALGQYRLNLMAFCKDFNARTQKYKPDTPMAVTITAYKDNTFEFTVKSPSVTWFLKKAAGIESGSGRPGHTVVSSIMLSHVYEIAKVKQSDPFCKHMPLEAICKSIIGTANSMGIQVVKDL